A single window of Archangium gephyra DNA harbors:
- the serS gene encoding serine--tRNA ligase produces the protein MLDLKYVAQNFDAVVARLQSRGGSLDLGPFKSLVSERRDLYVAMESLSARRNTANEEMKRKAKEDPAALESLRGEMRTVSQTIKEKEARLKEVEEELSRILLVIPNIPHESVPVGGGAEDNVQVRSWGEKPNLPFTPKQHFELGEKLGMLDFERAAKVSGSRFAFYKGALARLERALVSFMIDVHTPKGYVEMLPPYLVLRETMMGTGQLPKFEEDAFKTVGEPERFLIPTAEVPVTNYHSDEILDGEQLPRKYCAFSPCFRAEAGSAGKDTRGLIRQHQFHKVELVKFATPESSLDELEKMTDDACDILRRLGLHHRVMLLCTGDMGFGARKTYDIEVWLPGQGTYREISSCSDCGDFQARRAKIRYRAQKGDKPQLLHTLNGSGLAVGRTTIAILENYQREDGSIAIPEALVPYMGGLKELRPL, from the coding sequence ATGCTGGATCTCAAGTACGTCGCGCAGAACTTCGATGCGGTGGTCGCCCGGCTGCAGTCCCGGGGCGGCAGCCTGGACCTCGGCCCCTTCAAGAGCCTCGTGTCGGAACGGCGCGACCTCTACGTGGCCATGGAGTCACTCTCCGCGCGCCGCAACACGGCCAACGAGGAGATGAAGCGCAAGGCCAAGGAGGATCCGGCCGCGCTCGAGTCGCTCCGCGGCGAGATGCGCACCGTCTCGCAGACCATCAAGGAGAAGGAGGCCCGCCTCAAGGAAGTGGAGGAGGAGCTCAGCCGCATCCTGCTGGTCATCCCCAACATCCCCCACGAGTCCGTGCCCGTGGGCGGTGGCGCCGAGGACAACGTCCAGGTGCGCAGCTGGGGCGAGAAGCCCAACCTCCCCTTCACCCCCAAGCAGCACTTCGAGCTGGGCGAGAAGCTGGGCATGTTGGACTTCGAGCGCGCCGCCAAGGTGTCCGGCTCGCGCTTCGCCTTCTACAAGGGAGCGCTCGCCCGGCTGGAGCGGGCCCTGGTGAGCTTCATGATCGACGTGCACACCCCCAAGGGGTACGTCGAGATGCTGCCGCCCTACCTGGTGCTGCGCGAGACGATGATGGGCACCGGTCAGCTGCCCAAGTTCGAGGAGGACGCCTTCAAGACGGTGGGAGAGCCCGAGCGCTTCCTCATCCCCACCGCCGAGGTGCCCGTCACCAACTACCACTCGGACGAGATCCTGGACGGGGAGCAGCTGCCCAGGAAGTACTGCGCCTTCAGCCCCTGCTTCCGCGCCGAGGCGGGCTCGGCCGGCAAGGACACCCGCGGCCTCATCCGCCAGCACCAGTTCCACAAGGTGGAGCTGGTGAAGTTCGCCACGCCGGAGAGCAGCCTCGACGAGCTGGAGAAGATGACGGACGACGCGTGCGACATCCTCCGGCGCCTGGGGCTGCACCACCGGGTGATGCTGCTGTGCACCGGGGACATGGGCTTCGGCGCCCGGAAGACGTACGACATCGAGGTCTGGCTGCCCGGCCAGGGGACGTACCGGGAGATCTCCTCCTGCTCGGACTGCGGTGACTTCCAGGCGCGCCGGGCGAAAATCCGCTACCGGGCCCAGAAGGGGGACAAGCCCCAGCTCCTCCACACGCTCAATGGCAGTGGCCTGGCCGTGGGGCGGACGACCATCGCCATCCTCGAGAACTACCAGCGCGAGGACGGAAGCATCGCCATCCCCGAGGCGTTGGTGCCCTACATGGGAGGGCTCAAGGAACTCCGGCCGCTGTAA